Proteins encoded within one genomic window of Rhododendron vialii isolate Sample 1 chromosome 1a, ASM3025357v1:
- the LOC131319993 gene encoding DNA-directed RNA polymerase subunit 10-like protein, translated as MIVPVRCFTCGKVIGNKWDKYLDLLQSDYGEPDALDALGLVRYCCRRMLMTHIDLIEKLLNYNTPEKFEGT; from the exons ATGATTGTTCCGGTCCGGTGCTTCACTTGCGGGAAA GTCATTGGAAACAAATGGGACAAGTATCTCGATCTTCTCCAGTCTGATTACGGCGAACC TGATGCCCTTGATGCTTTGGGGTTGGTTCGCTACTGCTGTAGAAGAATGCTCATGACACATATTGACCTCATTGAGAAGCTTCTGAACTACAATA CTCCGGAGAAGTTTGAAGGAACTTGA
- the LOC131320013 gene encoding dolichol-phosphate mannose synthase subunit 3-like — protein sequence MKHIVKILTLLVAISAFWIGLLQTSIIPCSYTWLLPLYLIVSLGCYGLLMVGVGLMQFPTCPHEAVLLQQDVVEAKEYLKQRGVDVGMD from the exons ATGAAGCACATTGTGAAGATACTGACATTGCTGGTGGCCATATCTGCCTTTTGGATTGGCCTATTGCAAACGTCCATAATTCCTTGCAGCTATACTTGGTTG TTACCTTTGTACCTCATTGTGTCATTGGGATGCTATGGTCTATTAATGGTTGGAGTTGGTCTGATGCAATTCCCAACTTGCCCACATGAGGCAGTGCTCTTGCAGCAG GATGTTGTAGAGGCCAAGGAGTACCTGAAGCAAAGAGGGGTTGATGTGGGTATGGATTGA